The following proteins are co-located in the Sphaerochaeta sp. genome:
- a CDS encoding tripartite tricarboxylate transporter substrate binding protein, with translation MKKVFSVMLIALMAVGVFANGAQESSSTGVPDFSKMNVQCIVPYSAGGGTDQVMRGLADAASSSFKNISVINVTGGSGATGMLQGAHSKPDGSVVTMVTVELVTLEAMGNNAGLTYSMFKPIMLLNTASSAITVRADDPRFKNINDFIDYAKKNEVLVGNSGIGAIWHLAAAGFGKVTGAKLKHVGYDGAAPAITDLLGGHIDAVSVSYSEVSSFVESGDLKVLAVLSDHRLAAIPDVPTVKESGYDVSLGTWRGIAVPASTPDAIVDELYKIFSTAAETEKFKTFMNNTKNVIEIMDGPSFKEKMKNELTLYSDLVKDLGLAVK, from the coding sequence ATGAAAAAAGTATTTTCCGTGATGCTGATCGCTTTGATGGCGGTTGGTGTGTTCGCAAATGGTGCGCAGGAATCATCGTCGACCGGTGTTCCTGATTTTTCAAAAATGAATGTGCAGTGCATCGTTCCGTATTCTGCGGGCGGTGGAACCGATCAGGTGATGCGTGGGCTTGCTGATGCCGCGTCTTCTTCCTTCAAGAACATTTCCGTCATCAACGTCACGGGGGGCAGCGGTGCGACTGGCATGCTCCAGGGTGCCCACTCCAAGCCGGATGGGTCTGTGGTGACCATGGTGACGGTTGAGTTGGTGACGCTGGAAGCGATGGGAAACAATGCCGGTTTGACCTATTCCATGTTCAAGCCGATCATGTTGCTCAATACGGCCAGTTCCGCCATTACGGTGCGGGCGGATGATCCTCGGTTCAAGAATATCAACGATTTCATCGACTATGCCAAAAAGAATGAAGTTCTGGTGGGTAACTCTGGGATCGGAGCCATCTGGCATCTTGCCGCGGCGGGATTTGGGAAAGTGACGGGAGCCAAACTCAAGCACGTAGGTTACGATGGCGCCGCTCCGGCCATTACGGATCTTCTCGGTGGTCATATCGACGCGGTGTCGGTTTCCTATTCTGAAGTATCTTCCTTTGTGGAGTCCGGGGACTTGAAAGTGCTCGCCGTGCTTTCCGATCACCGTCTCGCAGCGATTCCCGATGTGCCTACGGTAAAAGAGAGCGGGTATGATGTTTCTCTTGGAACCTGGAGAGGCATTGCGGTGCCTGCCTCGACGCCGGATGCCATCGTGGATGAGCTGTACAAGATTTTTTCCACCGCAGCGGAGACTGAGAAATTCAAGACATTCATGAACAACACGAAGAACGTCATTGAAATCATGGATGGGCCGTCCTTCAAGGAAAAAATGAAGAACGAGTTGACGTTGTACTCTGACTTGGTGAAAGATCTGGGACTTGCCGTGAAATAA
- a CDS encoding tripartite tricarboxylate transporter TctB family protein, which produces MRKANIIVSILIAAIAITIIVISAGYPRTEAYGTGAPGPGLWPISVSVVLLAMAVIVFVKTIRGKMDYEDPDHTFTLASLNHLRVYLSMAVLVVYVALLKPLGFLLPTFVMVAFFTYWFSKEQDASYVAKKPKNAFGKMMYQIFDITDGMRQSRPLWKCLLVSAISTLIVYYVFKLGLNVPMDFGLLYI; this is translated from the coding sequence ATGAGAAAAGCGAATATCATCGTGAGCATCCTCATTGCGGCGATCGCGATTACCATCATCGTGATTTCAGCCGGATACCCACGAACGGAAGCGTATGGTACGGGGGCTCCAGGTCCTGGGCTTTGGCCGATATCTGTTTCTGTGGTGTTGTTGGCGATGGCGGTGATCGTGTTTGTCAAAACGATCCGGGGAAAAATGGATTATGAGGATCCTGACCATACGTTCACGTTGGCAAGCCTGAACCATTTGAGAGTGTATCTTTCCATGGCTGTTCTGGTGGTATATGTGGCGCTCCTTAAGCCCCTCGGATTCCTGTTGCCGACCTTTGTGATGGTGGCGTTCTTCACCTACTGGTTCAGCAAGGAACAGGATGCCTCGTATGTGGCGAAAAAACCCAAAAACGCATTCGGAAAGATGATGTATCAGATTTTTGATATTACCGATGGCATGCGACAGTCTCGGCCTTTGTGGAAATGTCTGCTTGTTTCCGCCATTTCCACGTTGATTGTCTATTATGTATTCAAACTTGGTCTGAATGTTCCCATGGATTTCGGACTGCTCTATATCTAG